The sequence below is a genomic window from Sorangiineae bacterium MSr12523.
TCGCGGTTCTCAAGCTTCGCATCGATCAGCAAGCCTTGCTCCGCGCCTTCAATGGAAATTTCCTCATGCTGGCCTTTGCCTTCCTCGCCGCGAGCTGGCTCATTCTTTTGATGCGAAAGCCCAAAATGGGCGCCACCGTCGATACGAAGGATGCACATTAGAAATACGTAGGAAGATCGCTGGCGCGTATGGCGTACTTCGGTCGTGATTGTCACGCGGTACGTCGCAACTTGGCTCGTGATCGTTCTGTTCTCACTGATCGCCCTCCCGCTGGCCCACGCCGGCGAGGCCGCCGAGCGAAAGGTCCTCGACGACATTCGCGCGGAGAACCCGGACGCCGTCCCGGTTTACGAGCAGGCGGTTGCGACGCTCGACCATGGCGACACCGACGGAGCACGCGCCCTCTTCCGGCGTGTCACCGAGCTGGCCCCCAAGAGCGATCATGCCTACCGCCGCCTTTGCCGGCTCGAGCTCGTGTACGAGTCTTGGTACGTGGAGGCCGTCCCCGATTGCCGGCGCGCGCTGGCGCTGCGTGAGGCAACCGAGAACCACCTGATGCTCGCCCGTGCGCTCGTGGAGCCGGAAGAGCCATCCGCGGAGAGCGTCCAAGAGGCCCTCGAGCATGCGACGCAGGCGCTCGCGCAGAAGCCCGAGGATCCGCACGCGCTCAACGCGATGATTCGCGTGCAGCTCGCGCGCAAAGACATCGAGCGCGCAGAGGCCTACGTCGGCCACCTCGAACAGGTTGCGCCCCGCGATCCGCAGACCTACGCCCTGCTTGCGCGCGTTCGCCTCTTGGCGGGCGACCGCTCGGGGGCGGAAGGTGCCCTCGAGCAGGCCGAGGAAAAGGGCCTACCCTATGGCAAAGTCGTCGCGATTCGCCACGCAATCCAGGGGGCATCTCCGGCGTGGCCATGGCTCGTGCGCTTCGCGTGTGCCGTCGGCATTTGGCTCGGCACCTTCGCGCTGCTCTTTCTTTTGGGGTGGACCGCGAGTCAAATCGTTTTGCGGTTCGCCACCAGGGTGCCCCTGTTCGTGCTTCGGGCGTACCAAGGAGTGCTCTGGCTTTCGAGCGTGTACTTCTACCTATCTTTGCCCATCCTTTTGGGCCTTTGCGGATCGGCGGGCGTGCTCGTCTTCATCGAATACGGCACCGGTACGGACTCGTGGGCGCCGTTTCTGAGCGTCGCTACGGTCACCCTCTTTACCTTGGCGGCGGTGGGCAAAGCCATCTGGGGCATCGCATTTCCGCCCGCGTCGGAAGATCCGGGGGAGCCCATGGACTTGGCCTCGGAGCCGAAATGGCGCGCCCTGCTCGAAGACGTTGCGCATCGCATGGGCACTCGCCCGGTGGACCGGGTGTTTCTCACCAAGGGCGCCACGTTCGGGATCACGCACCGAGGGACCGGATGGCTCGGACTCGGGGGCGAGCGTTGGCTGACTCTCGGGGTCGCGATGCTGGCAGAAGATATGTCGGTGCGCACGTTCAAGGTGCTGCTCGCGCGCGAGATCGGACGCTTCAAGACGGAGGACGCCGCGGGCGGCTTTGCGCTGACGATGCAACGCTCGCTGGACACGATGACGAATACACTGACTCGACTTGGTGCCGACCGCTGGTACAGCCCGGCGTGGTTGTTCCTACGAGCCTTCGAACGCGTGTTCGCGAGCATCTCGTCGGGAGCGCGGCAACTGCAGGAAACCCTCGCCGAGCGGGAGGCCGCGCTGGCCTACGGTTCGGCGTCGTTCGAGCGGGCCATCGACGACGACCATGACGTGAGAAGCTTGTTCGTCGGCTAAAAAAGAGAGAAGAGCGCCGTCGTCGTGATGCGGTGCATGGTTCCGATTCGAGAAGGCGCCGTGACGCTGCCGAACGTGTGCCGCTGCGAGAACGCGTACTCGAGGCCGAATTCGACCTGCTTGGTCAGGGTCAAGAACGTATTCAGGAACAG
It includes:
- a CDS encoding tetratricopeptide repeat protein, with the protein product MIVTRYVATWLVIVLFSLIALPLAHAGEAAERKVLDDIRAENPDAVPVYEQAVATLDHGDTDGARALFRRVTELAPKSDHAYRRLCRLELVYESWYVEAVPDCRRALALREATENHLMLARALVEPEEPSAESVQEALEHATQALAQKPEDPHALNAMIRVQLARKDIERAEAYVGHLEQVAPRDPQTYALLARVRLLAGDRSGAEGALEQAEEKGLPYGKVVAIRHAIQGASPAWPWLVRFACAVGIWLGTFALLFLLGWTASQIVLRFATRVPLFVLRAYQGVLWLSSVYFYLSLPILLGLCGSAGVLVFIEYGTGTDSWAPFLSVATVTLFTLAAVGKAIWGIAFPPASEDPGEPMDLASEPKWRALLEDVAHRMGTRPVDRVFLTKGATFGITHRGTGWLGLGGERWLTLGVAMLAEDMSVRTFKVLLAREIGRFKTEDAAGGFALTMQRSLDTMTNTLTRLGADRWYSPAWLFLRAFERVFASISSGARQLQETLAEREAALAYGSASFERAIDDDHDVRSLFVG